A region from the SAR324 cluster bacterium genome encodes:
- a CDS encoding substrate-binding domain-containing protein translates to MKKRFQFMKKMAAGLAILFASTAFQVSAADSFTDAEISASPYLQSVLKRKGENYDATEFRKDGPYRIALAAQGTSNSWSALFDEHANWYAEQLGSSVVGELLYADAQASADKQVPQVEDLLAQEPDALILVPMGAAALAAPVERAMAQGVPVILCASSVETDNFVTEVGTNLYASGAGLAEYLAKRLNGKGKVLMMTGIPGVSTSDIMEAGGKATFKKYPGIELIDVQPGNWSTAEAKRVMETWLVKHGSGVDGIWSGGAQMSQGIVSAYLDKGMKIPPMGGGEFANGFLRQAVENNLEYGAWQYPNAMIVLCMDAAINTLRGRLVPRFIDFVDHIPGTGTFSNVEGQEYFNKDWSDDVFGPVLFPAERLSKLGYLRK, encoded by the coding sequence GTGAAAAAAAGATTCCAATTCATGAAAAAAATGGCAGCTGGGTTAGCAATTCTTTTTGCTTCCACAGCCTTCCAAGTTTCTGCAGCTGACAGCTTCACAGATGCTGAAATTAGTGCCTCACCTTATTTACAGAGTGTACTGAAGCGAAAAGGTGAGAATTATGACGCAACCGAATTTCGTAAGGATGGCCCCTATCGCATTGCACTAGCTGCTCAAGGAACCAGTAATTCTTGGTCTGCTTTATTTGACGAGCATGCTAACTGGTATGCTGAGCAATTGGGCTCAAGTGTAGTAGGAGAACTTCTTTACGCCGATGCACAAGCATCAGCTGACAAGCAGGTTCCTCAAGTTGAAGACTTACTTGCTCAGGAACCAGATGCCCTCATTCTTGTACCCATGGGTGCTGCAGCCTTGGCAGCCCCAGTGGAACGCGCAATGGCTCAAGGTGTCCCTGTGATTTTGTGCGCAAGTTCGGTTGAAACCGATAATTTTGTGACAGAGGTAGGGACTAATCTTTATGCCAGTGGAGCAGGACTCGCAGAGTATCTAGCCAAGCGTCTGAATGGCAAAGGGAAGGTCCTGATGATGACTGGTATCCCTGGCGTTAGTACATCCGATATTATGGAAGCTGGAGGTAAAGCTACTTTCAAAAAATATCCAGGTATCGAACTAATTGATGTTCAACCAGGTAACTGGTCTACAGCAGAAGCCAAACGAGTGATGGAGACCTGGCTTGTTAAACATGGAAGCGGAGTGGATGGAATTTGGTCCGGAGGCGCCCAAATGTCTCAAGGAATTGTTAGCGCCTATCTAGACAAGGGTATGAAAATTCCACCGATGGGTGGTGGTGAATTCGCAAACGGATTTTTAAGACAGGCTGTAGAAAACAACTTGGAATATGGAGCTTGGCAATATCCTAATGCGATGATTGTCCTCTGTATGGATGCAGCAATCAACACACTCCGTGGTAGGCTGGTTCCTCGATTTATTGACTTTGTCGATCATATTCCTGGAACAGGTACCTTCTCAAATGTTGAAGGTCAGGAGTACTTCAATAAGGACTGGAGCGACGATGTGTTCGGACCAGTTCTTTTCCCAGCAGAAAGGTTGTCGAAGCTAGGATACTTGAGAAAATAA
- a CDS encoding pyridoxamine 5'-phosphate oxidase family protein gives MEEKYSNTEHQKPVGKMNREEIDVFLAKGYTLRLACLKPDGSPFVVPCWHHWESQEVCGNGSSCDCINGCFWVIPRARSKWAEYLKNDPRCSWVVDDDQTMEKIICEGVAELVEENVVEGKWVGIAEKMAVRYLGPDGPTYLAPTLNQPRWLFRLRPTKLRSWQGVGWAKSYWVNSTGGPSWEDAHQKS, from the coding sequence ATGGAAGAAAAATATTCAAACACAGAACATCAGAAGCCTGTAGGGAAGATGAATCGAGAAGAAATAGATGTATTTCTTGCCAAGGGCTATACTTTGCGTTTAGCTTGTCTCAAGCCTGATGGGTCCCCATTCGTGGTTCCCTGTTGGCATCATTGGGAAAGTCAGGAAGTTTGTGGAAATGGATCATCCTGCGATTGTATTAATGGATGTTTCTGGGTCATTCCGCGTGCTCGTTCGAAATGGGCGGAATATCTGAAGAACGATCCTCGTTGTAGTTGGGTTGTGGATGATGATCAGACCATGGAAAAAATCATTTGTGAGGGAGTTGCTGAACTGGTCGAAGAGAATGTAGTGGAAGGCAAATGGGTTGGGATCGCAGAGAAGATGGCAGTCAGGTATTTGGGACCGGATGGTCCGACCTACCTTGCGCCTACACTGAATCAACCAAGGTGGCTTTTTAGACTCCGACCTACAAAATTAAGAAGTTGGCAGGGGGTAGGCTGGGCAAAGAGCTATTGGGTGAATTCTACAGGAGGACCGAGCTGGGAAGACGCTCACCAAAAAAGTTAA
- the cofC gene encoding 2-phospho-L-lactate guanylyltransferase, producing the protein MWAVIPFKRIQQAKQRLAPILSSEERKLLSLNMLEDVLEAATASEVFDGVLVATNCEEAAPIIRRKGILYLQTSAELGLNHAAGEAANWLLNKNIGTMCLFPADIPLAKASEFQHLVSCHSVNRGMTIVPSRDKGGTNCLILSPPDLLPFCFGADSYAEHLRQGLKLNLFCRTKFSDGIGFDIDTPSDLRAISMRPKQTLTQNYLEKIELHSRLN; encoded by the coding sequence GTGTGGGCAGTTATTCCCTTCAAACGAATTCAGCAAGCGAAACAGCGACTTGCACCGATTCTTTCATCTGAGGAGCGAAAGCTTCTTTCTTTAAATATGTTGGAGGATGTTCTAGAAGCTGCGACTGCAAGTGAAGTCTTTGATGGAGTTTTGGTGGCAACAAACTGTGAGGAAGCGGCCCCAATCATTAGGAGAAAAGGCATTCTCTATCTTCAGACTTCTGCAGAGTTGGGGCTAAATCATGCCGCAGGGGAGGCCGCAAATTGGTTACTCAACAAAAATATTGGGACTATGTGTCTGTTCCCCGCAGACATCCCATTGGCAAAAGCTTCAGAGTTTCAGCATCTAGTGAGTTGCCACAGCGTTAATAGAGGGATGACTATCGTCCCATCACGCGACAAGGGAGGAACCAACTGCTTAATTCTGTCACCACCAGATCTTTTGCCATTCTGTTTCGGCGCAGATAGTTACGCGGAGCATCTTCGGCAGGGATTAAAATTGAACCTTTTCTGCCGAACAAAATTCTCAGATGGGATCGGTTTTGATATCGACACGCCCAGTGACCTGAGAGCAATCTCGATGAGACCCAAGCAAACACTAACTCAAAATTACTTGGAAAAAATTGAGCTCCACTCTCGACTCAATTAA